One window from the genome of Moorena sp. SIOASIH encodes:
- a CDS encoding metallophosphoesterase, with amino-acid sequence MNWIFSEPLRVEKVTVAIADLPTSLRGTKVVQLSDLHYDRQQLPENILADAIEAANQAEPDLVVLTGDYVTNSPTPIYLLARRLKYLESRHGIYAILGNHDLAWRRSKATITQALTKIGVKVLWNAIAYPFGAQLPLVGLADFWSGDFNPGPVLNQIDPKTPRIVLSHNPDTAEILQRWRVDLQLSGHTHGGQIVIPGIGPAPALLKTLRKYIPKSVQPWIPYLKVCSQVTKHWEWSEGLHRIGKNQLYTNRGLGTYWPGRIFCPPEVTVITLNEE; translated from the coding sequence ATGAATTGGATATTTTCAGAACCCTTAAGGGTAGAAAAAGTCACCGTTGCGATCGCGGATTTACCTACGTCATTGCGAGGCACAAAAGTTGTACAACTATCCGATTTACATTATGATCGACAGCAGTTACCAGAAAATATCTTAGCTGACGCTATTGAAGCCGCTAATCAAGCTGAACCTGATCTAGTCGTGTTAACTGGCGACTACGTAACCAATAGCCCAACTCCTATTTATCTACTAGCGCGGCGATTGAAGTACCTGGAAAGTCGCCATGGAATCTATGCTATACTGGGTAACCATGATTTAGCCTGGCGTCGTTCAAAAGCAACAATTACTCAGGCTCTAACTAAGATTGGTGTGAAGGTGTTGTGGAATGCGATCGCTTATCCGTTTGGAGCACAATTACCTCTAGTAGGACTTGCTGATTTTTGGTCTGGTGATTTCAATCCTGGTCCAGTGCTCAATCAAATTGACCCCAAAACACCCCGGATTGTCTTATCCCACAACCCTGATACTGCGGAGATATTACAGCGTTGGCGAGTGGATTTGCAGTTGTCTGGTCATACCCATGGTGGTCAGATTGTGATTCCAGGAATCGGACCTGCGCCAGCATTGTTGAAAACCCTTCGGAAGTATATTCCTAAATCTGTGCAGCCCTGGATACCTTATTTGAAAGTATGTTCACAAGTAACTAAGCATTGGGAATGGTCCGAGGGTCTACATCGGATCGGTAAAAACCAGTTATATACTAATCGTGGTTTAGGAACTTATTGGCCAGGTCGTATATTTTGTCCACCAGAAGTTACAGTAATTACATTGAATGAAGAATGA
- a CDS encoding CTP synthase → MTKFVFITGGVVSSIGKGIVAASLGRLLKSRNYSVSILKLDPYINVDPGTMSPYQHGEVFVTSDGAETDLDLGHYERFTDTSVSRLNSVTTGSIYQAVINKERRGDYQGGTVQVIPHITNEIKQRIHRVAQNSNPDVLITEIGGTLGDIESLPFLEAIRQFRKDVGRNNVLYMHVTLLPWIPAAGEIKTKPTQHSVKELRAIGIQPDILICRCDRALPPGLKDKISAFCDVPVESVISAQDASSIYEVPLMLEKEGLAQQTLELFQMEQREPDLTQWQRLVERLHHPTHHLEIAIVGKYIKLTDAYLSVVEALQHAAIAKDTKIKIHWVSAEDVEAYGPEPFLNGFNGILIPGGFGIRGVDGKIEAIRYARENQIPLLGLCLGMQCSVVEWAKHIALLEDAHSAEFFTDIKNPVIHLLPEQQDVVDLGGTMRLGLYPCRIAPNTLASSLYQEEVIYERHRHRYEFNNAYRNLFLETGYVISGTSPDGRLVEMIELKQHPFFIATQFHPEFSSRPSHPHPLFLGFVQAAIDKGQVKQSSTNGSTSENQQSVAEVSC, encoded by the coding sequence ATGACTAAGTTTGTCTTCATCACTGGAGGGGTTGTATCCAGTATTGGCAAGGGGATTGTTGCTGCTAGCTTGGGACGTTTACTCAAATCCCGGAACTATTCCGTTTCCATTCTTAAACTAGACCCCTATATTAACGTAGATCCGGGCACCATGAGTCCCTACCAACATGGAGAAGTGTTCGTAACATCAGACGGTGCTGAAACAGATTTAGATTTAGGTCACTATGAACGCTTCACCGATACCTCCGTCTCTCGCCTCAACAGTGTCACCACTGGCTCGATTTATCAAGCCGTAATCAATAAAGAACGTCGCGGTGACTACCAGGGGGGGACAGTGCAGGTGATTCCCCACATTACCAATGAAATCAAACAGCGCATTCATCGAGTTGCCCAAAATTCCAATCCTGATGTATTGATTACAGAAATTGGTGGCACATTGGGGGATATTGAATCCCTACCGTTTTTGGAAGCAATTCGTCAATTCCGTAAAGATGTCGGGCGCAATAACGTACTTTATATGCACGTCACCCTATTACCCTGGATTCCTGCGGCTGGAGAAATAAAAACCAAGCCAACCCAGCACTCCGTAAAGGAATTGCGTGCCATTGGGATTCAACCGGATATTTTAATTTGCCGATGCGATCGCGCTTTGCCACCCGGATTAAAAGATAAAATTTCAGCATTCTGTGATGTACCAGTAGAGTCAGTTATTTCTGCACAGGACGCCAGCAGTATCTACGAAGTCCCCCTAATGCTAGAAAAAGAAGGACTAGCCCAGCAAACCCTAGAGTTATTCCAGATGGAGCAACGGGAACCGGATTTAACCCAGTGGCAGAGGTTAGTTGAGCGTCTGCATCATCCCACTCACCACCTTGAAATTGCCATTGTTGGTAAGTATATCAAACTAACCGATGCCTATCTATCCGTTGTGGAAGCTTTGCAGCATGCTGCGATCGCAAAGGATACCAAAATCAAAATACACTGGGTTAGTGCTGAGGATGTGGAAGCTTACGGCCCTGAACCCTTCCTAAACGGTTTTAACGGTATCCTTATTCCTGGAGGCTTTGGGATTCGGGGAGTAGATGGCAAAATTGAGGCAATTCGGTATGCTAGGGAAAATCAGATTCCCTTGCTGGGCTTATGTTTAGGGATGCAGTGTTCTGTAGTTGAATGGGCAAAGCACATAGCCCTCTTAGAAGATGCCCATAGTGCCGAGTTTTTCACTGATATCAAGAATCCCGTCATTCATCTATTGCCAGAGCAACAAGATGTAGTGGATTTAGGCGGTACCATGCGTTTAGGGCTATACCCATGCCGTATAGCACCTAATACTCTAGCATCTTCCCTCTACCAAGAAGAAGTCATTTATGAGCGCCACCGCCACCGCTATGAATTTAATAACGCTTATCGCAACCTATTTTTAGAAACAGGTTATGTCATTAGTGGTACTTCTCCCGATGGTCGCCTCGTGGAAATGATTGAATTGAAACAACACCCCTTCTTTATTGCCACTCAGTTCCACCCAGAATTTAGCTCCCGTCCCAGTCATCCCCATCCATTGTTTCTCGGATTTGTGCAAGCTGCCATTGACAAAGGACAGGTTAAACAGTCTAGCACTAACGGCAGTACTAGCGAAAACCAGCAATCCGTTGCCGAAGTAAGCTGTTAA
- a CDS encoding transposase, producing the protein MYRTITIKATFSDEENAFWVFQCQQANNLWNCAAYYSKQKHYSWLEQQPEAFTTYWRGDDLRYGWKTYKCAIKYAELCKELKSNPHYKAMAAQSAQQTLKSVAESITSYNQLVGLYYKKQVDKPRLLRYRKKGGLAAVTFPRQPLKYKNGAFYPPISKESKSELLTEIALEPPDFIDPDWVKEVTVRPYLGELWIDWVIDDEKQPVEHNSNLDYSQAWSFDHGGTNWLTGVSTQGKSLIIDGKKLKSMNQGYARLVAKYKTGKPEFYWDENLDSPKATLRERVQRKRNNQMRDTINKAARFIINRILRDSAKPTLRERIGNLIIGWNEKQKNGSNMGKRGNQNFVVIPTKRLINRLEQLCSEYGIKLTITEESYTSKASYLDDDSLPKHGEKPTGWTPSGRRIRRGMYRTSRGYLVNADCNGAGNIARKVARQLGINLTKLGRGALTLPHRYDIFKSLKRSYRMRSEVAGNNAAT; encoded by the coding sequence GTGTACAGAACAATTACAATAAAAGCGACATTTTCAGATGAAGAAAATGCTTTCTGGGTATTTCAGTGTCAGCAAGCCAATAACCTATGGAATTGTGCTGCATACTATTCCAAACAAAAGCATTATAGTTGGCTAGAACAGCAACCAGAAGCTTTCACAACTTACTGGCGCGGTGATGACTTAAGATATGGCTGGAAAACTTACAAGTGTGCCATAAAGTATGCTGAGTTGTGCAAGGAATTAAAATCAAATCCACATTACAAAGCAATGGCTGCTCAGTCCGCGCAGCAAACCCTTAAATCTGTAGCCGAGTCAATCACAAGTTATAACCAATTAGTCGGTCTATATTACAAAAAACAGGTAGATAAACCAAGGCTTCTTAGATATAGAAAGAAAGGTGGATTAGCGGCTGTTACTTTTCCCCGTCAACCGCTCAAATATAAGAATGGAGCATTTTATCCTCCAATCAGCAAAGAATCAAAATCGGAGTTACTTACAGAGATAGCTTTAGAACCACCAGATTTTATAGATCCAGACTGGGTGAAAGAGGTAACTGTTCGCCCGTACTTAGGGGAATTGTGGATTGACTGGGTGATTGATGACGAGAAACAACCAGTTGAGCATAACTCCAATTTGGATTATTCCCAGGCTTGGAGCTTCGATCATGGTGGAACTAACTGGTTGACCGGAGTTTCGACTCAGGGAAAGAGTTTGATAATTGACGGCAAAAAGCTTAAATCAATGAATCAGGGGTACGCCCGATTGGTCGCAAAGTATAAGACTGGGAAGCCTGAATTTTATTGGGACGAGAATTTAGATTCGCCGAAGGCGACGCTACGCGAACGTGTCCAACGAAAACGGAATAACCAGATGCGAGATACGATAAACAAGGCGGCAAGATTTATCATTAACCGTATCTTGCGCGATTCGGCAAAGCCGACGCTACGCGAACGCATTGGGAACCTAATAATTGGCTGGAATGAGAAACAGAAGAATGGCTCTAATATGGGGAAGCGGGGTAATCAGAACTTTGTAGTTATCCCAACAAAAAGATTAATTAATAGACTTGAACAACTTTGCTCTGAATATGGTATCAAATTAACAATTACTGAAGAGTCTTACACTAGCAAAGCATCTTATCTGGATGACGACAGCCTCCCAAAACATGGTGAAAAACCCACAGGATGGACACCGTCAGGTAGAAGGATAAGACGTGGAATGTACAGAACCTCAAGAGGTTACCTGGTTAATGCAGACTGTAACGGTGCAGGTAATATCGCCAGGAAAGTAGCCAGACAGTTAGGAATAAACCTGACCAAGCTGGGTAGGGGAGCGTTGACACTCCCACATCGCTATGACATTTTCAAATCCCTGAAAAGATCATATCGAATGAGAAGTGAAGTGGCAGGTAACAACGCTGCCACGTAA
- a CDS encoding glutathione S-transferase family protein produces MKAGEHKQPEYLSINPMGKVPAIVDGDFKLWESGAILVYLANKYGEKPSSLEEQSEIVQWVLFANATLGLGLFVEDRREKETPSLLKPINEILTDKTFLLGDNLSVADIAVGSYLAYAKILVNLEFKDYPAVADYLMRLSERPAFKETLGNR; encoded by the coding sequence ATGAAAGCTGGAGAGCATAAACAGCCGGAATACCTGTCGATTAATCCGATGGGGAAGGTGCCAGCAATTGTGGATGGTGACTTTAAACTTTGGGAGTCGGGAGCAATTTTGGTTTACTTAGCTAATAAGTATGGAGAAAAGCCTAGTTCTCTAGAAGAACAGTCGGAGATTGTGCAGTGGGTGTTGTTTGCTAATGCTACCTTAGGACTAGGATTGTTTGTGGAAGATAGACGGGAGAAAGAAACGCCCAGTTTGTTGAAGCCAATAAATGAAATATTAACCGATAAAACGTTTTTATTAGGGGATAATTTAAGTGTGGCGGATATTGCAGTAGGCTCTTATTTGGCTTATGCCAAAATACTGGTAAATTTGGAGTTTAAAGACTATCCAGCTGTTGCTGATTATCTGATGCGTTTGTCTGAACGCCCAGCTTTTAAAGAAACTCTTGGTAATCGGTAA
- a CDS encoding tetratricopeptide repeat protein, with translation MKNANSGLDFAVVRCRNAWEHLDCAKNSLSKEKALEILSARDALQKVLKTQEPVAVDILSQVMELDLRLKQNAGRILKVLNLPECRESLPAPPQDWWWHLDSKEVNWLIRGLTVITWTGSLGLLANIASRFLTGGVGVLGAAAVVFPSFLTLLQARSELTEAGREGLEKLITKLGIPQYYREEAKFSPLLGLSGLLLGFWFALPLISQAYNDRGEKNYEQGQLGAAEENYLRAIALNPDNIYAHHNLGNLYEDLQQFDKARTEYLIAVKGDVPEAYNNLARLLIQKKQYPEAVALLNQGLLQASKQDSFPEVNYNLFKNLGWARFQQVRDTEAQQALQAAIGIASNPEVAQYLRNRSSAHCLLAQVLQRQKKPGAIQQWQQCCWLGSTLNPDEDTWLHLAHKKLQEAEKSCEQP, from the coding sequence ATGAAAAACGCTAATTCGGGACTTGACTTTGCCGTGGTTCGCTGCCGGAATGCTTGGGAGCATTTAGACTGTGCAAAAAATTCTCTATCTAAGGAAAAAGCTTTAGAAATTTTATCGGCTAGAGATGCTCTTCAAAAGGTATTGAAAACTCAGGAGCCAGTTGCTGTGGATATCCTATCCCAAGTGATGGAGCTCGATTTACGGTTGAAACAAAACGCTGGTAGGATCCTGAAAGTCCTCAACTTGCCTGAATGTCGGGAAAGTTTGCCTGCACCCCCTCAAGATTGGTGGTGGCATTTAGATAGCAAAGAGGTTAACTGGTTAATCAGAGGGCTAACAGTAATCACGTGGACTGGTAGTCTGGGACTGCTGGCTAATATTGCTAGTCGGTTTCTAACTGGAGGAGTAGGGGTTCTGGGAGCAGCAGCAGTGGTTTTTCCTAGTTTCTTGACCTTGCTTCAAGCTAGGAGCGAACTGACGGAGGCAGGACGAGAAGGACTGGAAAAACTAATCACTAAACTAGGAATTCCCCAATACTATCGAGAAGAGGCAAAATTCAGCCCTCTTTTAGGTTTGTCTGGGCTGTTACTGGGCTTTTGGTTTGCCTTGCCCTTAATTTCTCAAGCCTACAATGATCGAGGAGAGAAAAACTATGAGCAGGGACAGTTGGGGGCAGCGGAAGAGAATTACTTGAGAGCCATTGCCTTGAATCCCGATAATATCTATGCTCACCACAACTTGGGCAATCTCTATGAGGACTTGCAGCAGTTTGATAAAGCTCGCACCGAGTATCTGATCGCAGTGAAAGGGGATGTGCCAGAAGCCTATAATAATTTGGCTCGCTTGTTGATTCAAAAGAAACAATATCCCGAAGCAGTAGCCCTACTCAATCAAGGTCTTTTACAAGCAAGCAAGCAGGATAGCTTTCCTGAGGTTAATTACAACCTCTTTAAAAATCTGGGATGGGCGAGGTTTCAGCAAGTTCGAGATACAGAGGCACAGCAGGCACTACAAGCTGCCATCGGCATTGCGAGTAACCCAGAAGTCGCTCAATATCTCCGGAATCGGAGCTCAGCTCATTGTTTATTAGCTCAGGTGCTACAACGGCAGAAAAAGCCTGGAGCTATCCAACAATGGCAGCAATGCTGTTGGTTGGGTTCTACACTCAATCCCGATGAGGATACTTGGTTGCATCTAGCTCACAAAAAGTTACAGGAGGCAGAAAAATCATGCGAGCAACCTTGA
- a CDS encoding tetratricopeptide repeat protein codes for MRATLTFKILTGVMISLMLPGFVSPASANPAWANTIALNFISEIKGDVRLKRSQWKDYRKANVGALLNPSDQLELSPGASARVMCNNSKVWVVPAGQVSLVSEGCGSRKPRGRGFNRPSRTRSADQIIPYIISPRNTALLNDRPVLRWNAVPGATRYRVRVEDAGLTLDWQRETSNTQIDYSGPPLQPDSYYLLIVETEKGDSSEEEQGTDLGFTVLDAQKAESVRTAVAQLKQQQLTQGAEGLALAYLYQRYDLKAEAIDLLEGLVKQETQTVAVYQLLGDLYLDVGLNQQAKRRYLQALELAKPTGNLEGQAQAQVGLGQVEYSLGKPNQAIEWLTQAQRNYQSLGDRSKVKEVQELREELN; via the coding sequence ATGCGAGCAACCTTGACGTTTAAAATTCTCACAGGAGTAATGATCAGCCTGATGTTGCCTGGGTTTGTCTCTCCTGCTTCGGCAAATCCTGCTTGGGCAAATACAATAGCGTTAAATTTTATCTCCGAGATTAAAGGCGATGTCAGGCTCAAGCGGAGTCAATGGAAAGACTATCGAAAAGCTAATGTTGGAGCTTTACTCAATCCTTCTGACCAGTTAGAACTTAGTCCCGGGGCATCGGCTAGGGTGATGTGCAACAACTCAAAAGTCTGGGTTGTTCCTGCAGGACAAGTGTCCCTGGTGTCTGAGGGTTGTGGTTCACGAAAGCCAAGGGGAAGGGGATTTAACCGCCCAAGTCGTACTCGCAGCGCTGATCAGATCATTCCCTACATCATCAGCCCTCGGAATACGGCTCTACTAAATGATCGTCCAGTACTACGTTGGAATGCTGTTCCTGGGGCTACTCGCTATAGGGTTCGAGTAGAAGATGCTGGTTTAACATTAGACTGGCAAAGGGAAACGAGCAACACCCAAATTGACTATTCCGGTCCTCCCCTACAACCAGACTCCTATTATCTTTTGATCGTAGAAACCGAGAAGGGAGACTCCTCTGAAGAAGAACAGGGAACTGACCTGGGTTTTACTGTGTTGGATGCCCAAAAAGCTGAGTCAGTCAGAACAGCAGTTGCCCAATTAAAACAACAGCAATTAACCCAAGGGGCGGAAGGGCTAGCCTTAGCCTATTTGTACCAACGTTATGACTTGAAGGCGGAAGCCATAGATTTACTAGAAGGGTTGGTGAAACAGGAAACTCAGACAGTAGCAGTATATCAACTTTTGGGAGATTTATACCTGGACGTGGGATTGAACCAGCAGGCCAAACGTCGTTATTTACAAGCTTTGGAACTAGCCAAACCCACGGGAAATTTAGAAGGGCAAGCTCAGGCGCAAGTTGGACTAGGACAAGTAGAGTACAGTTTAGGCAAACCAAATCAGGCAATAGAGTGGCTAACCCAAGCACAAAGGAATTATCAAAGCTTAGGTGATCGGTCGAAAGTTAAGGAGGTACAGGAATTGAGGGAGGAGTTGAATTAA
- a CDS encoding filamentous hemagglutinin N-terminal domain-containing protein produces MGATTALGQITPDNTLGKEKSVVTPNVYLKGNLGDLIEGGAIRESNLFHSFSDFNVPDMGRVYFDNPAGIQNILTRVTGTKVSNILGTLGVLGDANLFLINPNGIVFGPNSSLDLGGSFFGTTADRVLFEDGTEFSAKNPNGKPLLTINIPSRLQFGSNPGSITNHSSLFQVPNVQTLGLIGGEVTIPGGRLRASDGRIELGSVGPNGLVNLIPTDTSFGLDYSAVQEFQDISLSEGAFVDTSGEGGGSIQLQGAKVSLRDRSFVFADTLGSQNGGGIVVEASQLSLEGGSRITADVLGSGQGGDLSITTGQLIVKDGAQVSARSVGLGDGGNLTVDAEETVQLIGTSADGQFRSGLFAEADQGSIGNAGNLSITTGQLIVSDGAVVSAFTVGEGDGGNLTVNASESVQVIGTLANNSRRRSSLLVQTQGTGKAGNVSITTGQLIVSDGAIVSASALGLGEGGNLTVDASESVQLIGTSADGRVPSGLFAQNEGTEKGKDVKITTGQLIVKDGAVVSAGSFGLGDGGNLTVDAEETVQVIGTSADGQYRSALWVQTQTKGNAGELKITTGQLIVKDGAVVSASTIGEGDGGDLSITTEELIVKDGAQVLAGSFGLGDGGNLTVDASESVQLIGTSADGQFPSGLFTRTQGTGNAGELLKITTGRLIVKDGAVVSARTLGEGDGGILKITTGQLIVKDGALVSASTLGEGDGGNLKITTGQLIVKDGAVVSASTLGEGDGGDLSITTEELIVKDGGQVSAGTFGQGDGGNLTVDASESVQLIGTSADGQFPSGLFSQTQGKGNGNAGELLKITTGQLIVKDGAVISTGSAQPGSSAGTVEINANSIFLNNKGIITAETAGGDDSNINLYSRDIRLLDESKIITNARNTTTGGNITIDTDTLVGLGNSDITANAEQGRGGRVEIKAQGIFGLEFRDRLTPGNDITSTSERGPSFSGEVILNTPQVDPTSGLTELPASLVDAEAILANDLCGFENNRIAGGSSFTITGKGGLPPTRLDPVINTDRTVGWRTRPGLASSRRQQLQQQANVRRPQPAQEKKVIIEAQGWVTAKDGTIILTAHPFRGTPVEQILPNLDCNSGRGSRE; encoded by the coding sequence ATGGGTGCAACTACTGCATTAGGCCAAATCACTCCAGATAATACCTTGGGGAAGGAAAAATCTGTAGTAACTCCCAATGTTTATCTTAAAGGAAACCTAGGGGATTTGATAGAAGGTGGGGCGATTAGAGAAAGCAATTTATTCCACAGCTTTTCAGATTTCAATGTCCCAGACATGGGACGGGTTTATTTTGATAATCCGGCGGGAATTCAGAACATTCTTACTCGGGTAACGGGAACTAAGGTTTCCAATATTTTGGGAACTCTCGGAGTGTTGGGTGATGCTAACTTGTTTCTGATAAATCCAAACGGTATTGTCTTCGGTCCCAATAGCAGCCTAGATCTGGGAGGGTCATTTTTTGGGACTACTGCTGATCGGGTGTTGTTTGAAGATGGCACAGAATTCAGTGCTAAAAATCCCAATGGAAAACCATTGTTGACGATTAATATCCCCTCTCGGTTGCAATTTGGATCCAATCCAGGAAGTATTACTAATCACTCTAGTCTTTTTCAGGTACCAAATGTTCAAACATTAGGGCTGATTGGTGGTGAGGTTACTATTCCTGGTGGTCGCTTAAGAGCAAGCGATGGACGAATTGAGTTGGGGAGTGTTGGTCCTAATGGTCTGGTGAACTTGATACCAACGGATACTAGTTTTGGGTTGGATTATTCAGCAGTTCAAGAGTTTCAGGATATTAGTTTGTCCGAGGGTGCTTTTGTTGATACCAGTGGGGAAGGTGGTGGGAGTATCCAGCTGCAGGGGGCTAAGGTGAGTTTACGCGATCGCTCTTTCGTGTTTGCGGATACCCTCGGAAGTCAGAACGGCGGTGGGATAGTTGTTGAGGCTTCTCAGCTCAGCCTTGAGGGTGGTTCTAGGATAACTGCGGATGTATTGGGCTCAGGACAGGGGGGAGATTTGAGTATTACCACTGGGCAGTTAATAGTCAAAGATGGAGCACAAGTTTCAGCTCGCAGTGTTGGTCTTGGGGACGGGGGAAATTTGACTGTGGATGCCGAGGAGACTGTTCAATTGATTGGTACCTCAGCCGATGGTCAGTTTCGCAGCGGCTTGTTTGCTGAAGCTGATCAAGGATCAATTGGAAATGCCGGAAATTTGAGTATTACCACTGGGCAGTTAATTGTCTCTGATGGAGCAGTTGTTTCAGCTTTCACTGTTGGTGAAGGGGACGGGGGAAATTTGACAGTGAATGCCTCTGAATCTGTTCAAGTGATTGGTACCTTAGCCAATAATAGTCGGAGGCGCAGCAGCTTGTTGGTTCAAACTCAAGGGACAGGAAAAGCAGGAAATGTCAGTATTACCACTGGGCAGTTAATTGTCTCTGATGGAGCGATAGTTTCAGCCAGCGCTCTTGGTCTTGGGGAAGGGGGAAATTTGACTGTGGATGCCTCTGAATCTGTTCAACTGATTGGTACCTCAGCCGATGGTCGGGTTCCGAGCGGCTTGTTTGCTCAAAATGAAGGGACAGAAAAAGGGAAAGATGTGAAGATTACCACTGGGCAGTTAATAGTCAAAGATGGAGCAGTTGTTTCAGCTGGCAGTTTTGGTCTTGGGGACGGGGGAAATTTGACTGTGGATGCCGAGGAGACTGTTCAAGTGATTGGTACCTCAGCCGATGGTCAATATCGCAGCGCCTTGTGGGTTCAAACTCAAACGAAAGGAAATGCCGGAGAGTTGAAGATTACCACTGGGCAGTTAATAGTCAAAGATGGAGCAGTTGTTTCAGCTAGCACAATCGGTGAGGGGGACGGGGGAGATTTGAGTATTACCACTGAGGAGTTAATTGTCAAAGATGGAGCGCAAGTTTTAGCTGGCAGTTTTGGTCTTGGGGACGGCGGAAATTTGACAGTGGATGCCTCTGAATCTGTTCAACTCATTGGTACCTCAGCCGATGGTCAGTTTCCCAGCGGCTTGTTTACTCGAACTCAAGGGACAGGAAATGCCGGAGAGTTGTTGAAAATTACCACTGGGCGGTTAATAGTCAAAGATGGAGCAGTTGTTTCAGCTCGCACCCTCGGTGAGGGGGACGGGGGAATTTTGAAGATTACCACTGGGCAGTTAATAGTCAAAGATGGAGCACTTGTTTCAGCTAGCACCCTCGGTGAGGGGGACGGGGGAAATTTGAAGATTACCACTGGGCAGTTAATAGTCAAAGATGGAGCAGTTGTTTCAGCTAGCACCCTCGGTGAGGGGGACGGGGGAGATTTGAGTATTACCACTGAGGAGTTAATTGTCAAAGATGGAGGGCAAGTTTCAGCTGGCACTTTTGGTCAAGGGGACGGCGGAAATTTGACAGTGGATGCCTCTGAATCTGTTCAACTCATTGGTACCTCAGCCGATGGTCAGTTTCCCAGCGGCTTGTTTAGTCAAACTCAAGGGAAAGGAAATGGAAATGCCGGAGAGTTGTTGAAAATTACCACTGGGCAGTTAATAGTCAAAGATGGAGCAGTTATTAGTACTGGAAGCGCTCAACCGGGGAGTTCAGCAGGCACGGTAGAGATTAATGCCAACTCCATCTTCCTGAACAACAAAGGAATCATCACAGCAGAAACAGCAGGAGGAGACGACAGCAATATTAATCTATATTCCCGTGACATCCGACTCCTCGACGAAAGCAAGATTATAACTAACGCTAGGAATACAACAACTGGGGGCAATATAACCATTGATACTGATACCTTAGTCGGTCTGGGAAATAGCGACATCACCGCCAATGCTGAACAAGGCCGAGGAGGTCGTGTTGAGATTAAAGCCCAAGGCATCTTTGGCTTGGAGTTTCGAGACCGTCTAACTCCAGGAAATGACATCACCTCCACCTCCGAACGTGGCCCATCCTTCAGCGGTGAAGTCATACTCAACACCCCACAGGTAGACCCCACCTCAGGCTTAACCGAATTGCCAGCAAGCCTTGTCGATGCAGAAGCTATCCTGGCCAATGACCTTTGTGGCTTTGAGAACAATCGGATTGCTGGCGGGAGTTCCTTTACCATTACCGGCAAAGGGGGTTTACCACCGACTCGATTAGATCCGGTGATTAATACCGACAGAACAGTGGGCTGGAGAACTCGTCCTGGCTTAGCTAGCAGCAGAAGACAACAATTACAGCAGCAAGCTAATGTCAGACGCCCTCAACCTGCCCAAGAAAAAAAAGTGATTATCGAAGCCCAAGGCTGGGTAACAGCAAAAGATGGCACCATTATTCTGACGGCTCATCCGTTTAGGGGGACTCCTGTTGAGCAGATATTGCCCAATCTTGATTGTAATTCGGGAAGAGGGAGTAGGGAGTAG